The proteins below are encoded in one region of Hordeum vulgare subsp. vulgare chromosome 3H, MorexV3_pseudomolecules_assembly, whole genome shotgun sequence:
- the LOC123443834 gene encoding thiamine phosphate phosphatase-like protein, with product MAAPAAAAVVVLFDFDKTIIQWDSDDWVITKLGAADAFKRLRPTMRWNSLMDRMMGELHAQGRSADDIRECLRSAPLDAHVLSAIRTASALGCDLKVVSDANSFFIATVLEHHGVLGCFSEINTNPARVDAQGRLRISPFHDPTSSPHGCSMCPDNMCKGKIIQRIQEADSAKNKHFIYIGDGKGDYCPSLKLREGDYVMPKENYPLWNLISSDPQLIKAEVHPWCSDEDFGRILLKLVNKLITLHAQASQLDYKCEMSNPVSTELGHHQTLPVPN from the exons ATGGccgctcccgccgccgccgccgtggtgGTGCTGTTCGACTTCGACAAGACCATCATCCAGTGGGACAGCGACGACTGGGTCATCACCAAGCTCGGGGCCGCCGACGCCTTCAAACGCCTGCGCCCCACCATGCGCTGGAACTCCCTCATG GACAGGATGATGGGGGAGCTCCACGCGCAGGGGAGGTCGGCCGACGACATCCGCGAGTGCCTCAGGAGCGCGCCGCTCGACGCGCACGTCCTCTCCGCCATCCGGACGGCGTCGGCATTAGG GTGTGATTTGAAGGTGGTGAGCGACGCCAACTCCTTCTTCATCGCGACCGTCCTGGAGCATCACGGTGTCCTCGGCTGCTTCTCTGAGATCAACACCAACCCCGCGCGCGTGGACGCCCAAGGGAGGCTCAGGATCTCGCCGTTCCATGATCCCACCAGCTCGCCCCATGGCTGCAGCATGTGCCCTGACAACATGTGCAAG GGCAAGATAATCCAGAGGATTCAAGAGGCAGACAGTGCCAAGAACAAGCACTTCATCTACATCGGTGACGGGAAGGGGGATTACTGCCCCTCCCTTAAGCTAAGGGAAGGGGACTATGTCATGCCAAAGGAGAATTACCCCCTCTGGAATCTCATCAGCAGCGATCCCCAGCTTATCAAAGCTGAGGTTCATCCATGGTGTAGTGACGAGGATTTCGGAAGGATCCTTCTTAAGTTGGTGAACAAGCTAATCACCTTGCATGCACAGGCGTCCCAATTGGACTACAAATGCGAGATGAGCAATCCAGTATCAACGGAACTAGGTCACCATCAGACTCTCCCTGTCCCAAATTGA
- the LOC123443832 gene encoding pentatricopeptide repeat-containing protein At4g13650-like: MSSLALFHGPFSYHRDPPSSPTATSPRRTRLAAHSSPSHPNSLLPDAQADELRSHAAALQGCAVRRALRCGQELHARLLRSARQPDTFLLDSLLNMYCKCGRLEDARRVFDGMPHRDVVAWTALLSAHTAAGDAEEALYLFCQMNQQGLAPNVFALSSVLKACSVMSSRSEFTRQVHAQVVKLKGLDDPYVGSSLVQAYTSRGEVDAAETVLLGLPERSDVSWNALLTEYARQGDYRKVMHVFHKLSEFGDEISKYTLPALLKCCVELGLAKSGQALHALVVKRGLETDDVLNNCLVEMYSRCLSAQEAYQVFVRIDEPDVVHCSAMISSFGRHGMAGEAFDLLVKMSDTGVKPNQYTFVGIAGVASKTGDANLCRCVHAYVVKSGLAMPKLVADAILNMYVKVGAVQDATVAFHLMHEPDTFSWNTFLSGFYSGSSCEQGLTIFKQMKCEDFPANKYTYVGVLRCCTSLMNLMYGIQVHACILKSGLQSDNDVSRMLLDMYAQSGSFTSACLVFDRLEERDAFSWTVIMSGYAKTDDAEKVMECFRSMLQENKRPNDATLAVSLTVSSDMASLGSGLQLHSWAIKSGWRNSSVVSGAVIDMYVKCGNITDAEMLFYESEKCDQVAWNTLICGYSQHGHGYKALDTFRRMVDDGKRPDDITFVGVLSACSHAGLLDEGRKYFQLLSSVYGITPTMEHYACMIDILSKAGRLAEAESLISQMPLIPDSSIWRTILGGCRIHGNVEIAERAAERLFELEPEDVSSSILLSNIYADLGRWSDVTRLRNMLLDHGVKKEPGCSWIEVNGQVQVFLSQDGCPKY; this comes from the coding sequence ATGTCTTCCCTCGCTCTTTTTCACGGCCCATTCTCCTACCACCGGGATCCTCCCTCGTCGCCGACTGCCACCTCTCCACGGCGGACGCGACTCGCGGCGCACTCTTCTCCTTCCCACCCCAACTCTCTCCTCCCTGACGCGCAAGCCGATGAGCTCCGGTCGCACGCAGCGGCGCTGCAGGGCTGCGCCGTCCGCCGAGCGCTCCGCTGCGGACAGGAGCTCCACGCGCGGCTGCTCCGCTCCGCGCGGCAGCCGGACACGTTTCTCCTCGACTCGCTCCTCAACATGTACTGCAAGTGCGGCCGCCTGGAGGACGCACGAAGGGTGTTCGACGGAATGCCACACAGGGACGTCGTCGCCTGGACCGCCCTCTTATCCGCCCACACCGCCGCGGGAGATGCCGAGGAGGCTCTGTACCTGTTTTGTCAGATGAACCAACAGGGCCTTGCGCCTAACGTGTTCGCGCTCTCTTCGGTGCTCAAGGCCTGCTCGGTGATGAGCTCACGCTCCGAGTTCACGCGTCAGGTGCATGCTCAGGTGGTTAAGTTGAAAGGTCTGGATGATCCCTACGTTGGCTCGTCCCTTGTTCAAGCTTACACGAGCCGTGGGGAGGTGGACGCTGCTGAGACAGTGTTGCTCGGCTTGCCCGAACGAAGTGATGTGTCATGGAATGCTCTGCTCACTGAGTATGCTCGGCAGGGTGACTACAGAAAGGTCATGCATGTTTTCCATAAGTTGTCGGAATTTGGTGATGAGATAAGCAAGTATACTTTGCCTGCTCTTCTCAAGTGTTGTGTGGAACTCGGTCTTGCGAAATCTGGCCAGGCTCTTCATGCTTTGGTGGTCAAGAGAGGGCTGGAAACCGATGACGTCCTCAACAATTGCCTTGTTGAGATGTACTCGAGATGTCTGTCTGCTCAAGAGGCCTACCAAGTCTTTGTCAGGATAGATGAACCTGATGTGGTGCATTGCAGTGCCATGATCTCTTCTTTCGGTCGACATGGTATGGCTGGGGAAGCATTTGATCTTTTGGTAAAGATGTCAGACACGGGAGTCAAACCAAACCAATATACATTTGTGGGTATTGCTGGTGTTGCATCAAAGACTGGTGATGCAAACCTTTGTCGCTGCGTTCATGCTTATGTTGTGAAAAGTGGACTGGCTATGCCAAAGTTAGTGGCTGATGCCATTCTAAATATGTATGTGAAAGTTGGTGCTGTTCAAGACGCAACAGTCGCTTTCCATCTTATGCATGAGCCTGACACATTTTCGTGGAACACATTTCTCTCTGGATTTTATAGTGGAAGCAGCTGTGAGCAGGGTTTGACAATTTTCAAGCagatgaagtgcgaggactttccAGCCAACAAATATACTTACGTAGGTGTTTTGAGATGCTGCACTAGCTTGATGAACCTCATGTATGGCATTCAGGTTCATGCATGTATTCTGAAAAGTGGGTTGCAAAGCGATAATGATGTTTCAAGAATGCTACTTGACATGTATGCACAATCTGGCTCCTTTACAAGTGCGTGCCTGGTATTTGATCGTCTTGAAGAAAGAGATGCTTTCTCGTGGACAGTGATTATGTCGGGATATGCTAAAACGGATGATGCTGAGAAGGTGATGGAATGTTTCCGTTCAATGTTGCAAGAAAACAAAAGGCCTAATGATGCCACACTAGCAGTTTCATTGACTGTTTCCTCTGATATGGCATCCTTAGGCAGTGGGCTCCAGCTTCATTCATGGGCCATCAAGTCTGGCTGGAGGAACAGCTCTGTTGTTTCTGGTGCTGTAATTGACATGTATGTGAAGTGCGGTAACATAACGGATGCTGAGATGCTATTCTATGAGTCAGAAAAATGTGATCAAGTTGCATGGAATACACTCATCTGTGGTTACTCTCAACACGGTCATGGGTACAAGGCACTGGACACTTTCAGACGGATGGTAGATGATGGGAAAAGGCCTGATGATATCACATTTGTCGGTGTCCTCTCAGCGTGTAGCCATGCAGGATTACTTGACGAGGGAAGGAAGTACTTTCAATTGTTGAGTAGTGTCTATGGAATTACTCCTACGATGGAGCACTATGCTTGCATGATTGATATTCTGTCCAAGGCTGGAAGGCTAGCTGAGGCTGAATCTCTTATCAGTCAGATGCCATTAATCCCGGATTCATCCATATGGAGGACGATTTTGGGAGGTTGCAGGATACATGGAAATGTCGAGATTGCTGAGAGAGCTGCAGAAAGATTGTTTGAGTTAGAGCCTGAGGATGTTTCTTCTTCTATATTGTTATCAAATATTTATGCAGATTTAGGAAGGTGGAGTGATGTTACTAGACTTAGGAATATGCTACTGGATCATGGAGTAAAAAAGGAACCAGGGTGTAGCTGGATTGAAGTCAATGGCCAGGTTCAGGTATTCCTATCGCAAGATGGATGTCCAAAATATTAA